From Pseudomonas sp. StFLB209, a single genomic window includes:
- a CDS encoding AAA family ATPase → MKILAIRLKNLASLAGPFEVDFSAEPLASAGLFAITGPTGAGKSTLLDALCLALFGAVPRLSRVGQSKVPDIDGEITTSDPRTLLRRGTGSGYAEVDFIGIDQRRYRARWETNRARDNASKKLQASRQILTDLDSEQVLSNQSKREFEQLVEQRLGLNFEQFTRAVMLAQSEFSAFLKADDKERSELLEKLTNTAIYSQLGKRAWLKASDAKKALEDLNLLASGVAPMPAQARAELDEQLSLAQQQLKLAQQRLRELEQQQQWFGQLQRLGAETQATRHSLACAEQDWQDQAGERDKLGQLERLAPQRHRFVRRASLDAQRAPLAQHIARQQARHGELSAAHQQLQASRDMAHTTLLAAQQQASESRSRLQHAFDTQNTLSHQADALSKTRASQQQHEHDCQQAQQQLDSLLAQQQHVAQRLADITAQLDNSSALAPLTQAWSAWQGRLKSLTLTANRWRHGQQELPALTRRASDAEQQLAEQRNALELLYREADCEVSAVTEQLQLLGGLLQDNRKQQRASEELERLWTSHQQLEQQRQGITDQLHKAGQEREQLAADGSAVNEQLKVAEQTLSVTRELLERQRLVRSAGVDALRNQLQDEQPCPVCGSIEHPWHQPEALLQGLAEHDESEQAGAEKAVEELKERRSLLREQYAVLTSRMKDLLGQQDQLQSQQQALAKPLQEHPQAAALHAINEAERAAWLQRQQQQLTQVIEQDEQRQQALLKLQQDAGRLQQQLQEAQQASQNANAQIEEQQRQLNSDHARLEEELGALQPILPSDWLEALRNETSASVMRLEQQVVERLALLEQQQEQQQEQAERHKRVEQQQLELTARQQRQAELQQQVQSLSEQQQASQTLLGELLGGHASAEQWQQTLEQSIEQARAAEQLAAQGLQDNQAQSIQLAAELKASEQQQQALQDEAAGLDEQISAWRNSHAQLDDATLNALLEVDDAQLEELRQRLQAAEKALEQNRVLLHEREQRLSEHQAHFPELTDGAGLEQAAQQSREQCAVTEQQCADLRAQVSEDQRRQQANGELQARIEQATAERLRWGRLAELIGSAEGDRFRKIAQAYNLDLLVHHANAQLRQLVRRYRLKRGGSLLGLLVMDTEMGDELRSVHSLSGGETFLVSLALALGLASMASSTLRIESLFIDEGFGSLDPESLQLAMDALDGLQAQGRKVGVISHVQEMHERIAVQIRVRRQGNGQSTLEVGG, encoded by the coding sequence ATGAAGATTCTTGCCATCCGCCTGAAGAACCTGGCATCGCTGGCCGGCCCGTTCGAGGTCGACTTCAGCGCAGAACCGCTGGCCAGCGCCGGATTGTTCGCCATCACCGGCCCGACCGGAGCCGGCAAGAGCACCCTGCTCGACGCCCTGTGCCTGGCACTGTTCGGCGCCGTGCCACGTCTGAGCCGGGTCGGCCAGTCCAAGGTGCCGGACATCGACGGTGAGATCACCACCAGCGACCCGCGCACCCTGCTGCGCCGTGGGACCGGCAGCGGTTATGCCGAAGTGGACTTCATCGGCATTGATCAGCGCCGCTACCGTGCCCGTTGGGAGACCAATCGCGCCCGCGACAATGCCAGCAAAAAACTGCAGGCCAGCCGGCAGATCCTGACTGATCTGGACAGCGAGCAGGTGCTCAGCAATCAGAGCAAACGCGAGTTCGAGCAACTGGTCGAACAACGCCTGGGCCTGAATTTCGAGCAGTTCACCCGTGCCGTGATGCTCGCCCAGAGCGAATTCAGCGCCTTTCTCAAAGCCGACGACAAAGAACGCAGCGAACTGCTGGAAAAACTCACCAATACGGCCATTTACAGCCAACTGGGCAAGCGCGCCTGGCTCAAGGCCAGCGACGCAAAAAAAGCGCTGGAAGACCTCAACCTGCTGGCCAGCGGCGTGGCCCCCATGCCCGCCCAGGCCCGTGCCGAGCTGGATGAGCAGTTGAGCCTGGCCCAGCAGCAGCTCAAGCTCGCCCAGCAGCGCCTGCGCGAGCTGGAACAGCAACAGCAGTGGTTCGGCCAGTTACAACGGCTGGGCGCAGAGACCCAGGCCACTCGTCACAGCCTGGCCTGCGCCGAGCAAGACTGGCAGGATCAAGCCGGCGAGCGAGACAAGCTCGGCCAACTGGAGCGCCTCGCACCGCAACGCCATCGCTTTGTCCGACGCGCCAGCCTGGATGCGCAACGGGCACCGTTGGCGCAGCACATCGCCCGGCAACAGGCCCGCCACGGCGAACTGAGCGCCGCCCACCAGCAGTTGCAAGCCAGCCGCGACATGGCCCACACCACACTGCTTGCAGCCCAGCAACAGGCCAGCGAGTCACGAAGCCGGCTGCAACACGCCTTCGACACCCAAAACACCCTGAGTCATCAGGCCGACGCGCTGAGCAAAACCCGCGCCAGCCAGCAACAACATGAACACGACTGCCAACAGGCTCAGCAGCAACTGGACAGTTTGCTCGCCCAACAGCAACACGTCGCACAACGCCTGGCCGACATCACCGCGCAGCTCGACAACAGCAGTGCACTGGCGCCCCTGACCCAGGCCTGGAGTGCCTGGCAAGGCCGGCTCAAGTCACTGACCCTGACCGCCAATCGCTGGCGCCACGGGCAACAGGAACTGCCGGCCCTGACCCGGCGTGCCAGCGACGCCGAACAGCAACTGGCCGAACAGCGCAACGCCCTGGAACTGCTGTACCGCGAAGCCGACTGCGAAGTCTCGGCGGTAACCGAACAGCTGCAATTGCTCGGCGGCCTGCTGCAAGACAACCGCAAGCAACAGCGTGCCAGCGAAGAACTTGAGCGGCTGTGGACCAGCCACCAGCAATTGGAGCAACAACGCCAAGGCATCACTGACCAGTTGCATAAAGCCGGCCAAGAGCGCGAACAACTGGCCGCCGATGGCAGTGCGGTCAACGAGCAGCTCAAAGTCGCCGAACAAACCCTCAGCGTCACCCGCGAACTGCTGGAGCGCCAGCGCCTGGTGCGCAGCGCCGGGGTCGATGCGCTGCGCAACCAGTTGCAGGACGAGCAGCCTTGCCCGGTGTGCGGCAGCATCGAGCACCCTTGGCACCAACCCGAAGCGCTGTTGCAGGGGCTGGCCGAACACGATGAAAGCGAACAGGCCGGCGCCGAAAAGGCCGTCGAAGAGCTCAAGGAACGCCGCAGCCTGCTGCGCGAGCAATACGCGGTGCTTACCTCACGCATGAAAGACCTGCTGGGTCAGCAGGATCAGTTGCAAAGCCAGCAGCAAGCATTGGCAAAGCCGTTGCAGGAGCATCCTCAGGCAGCCGCCCTGCATGCAATTAACGAGGCAGAACGCGCGGCCTGGCTGCAACGCCAACAGCAGCAGCTCACCCAGGTCATTGAGCAGGACGAGCAGCGCCAGCAGGCGCTGCTCAAGCTGCAACAGGACGCCGGCCGGCTGCAGCAACAACTGCAAGAAGCCCAGCAAGCCAGCCAGAACGCCAACGCCCAGATTGAAGAGCAGCAACGTCAACTCAATAGCGACCATGCGCGTCTTGAAGAAGAACTTGGCGCATTGCAGCCGATACTGCCAAGCGACTGGCTTGAGGCACTGCGCAACGAGACCTCGGCCAGTGTCATGCGGCTGGAGCAGCAAGTCGTTGAACGCCTGGCGCTGCTTGAGCAGCAACAGGAGCAACAGCAGGAGCAGGCTGAGCGACACAAGCGCGTTGAACAGCAACAACTTGAACTCACCGCTCGCCAGCAACGTCAGGCTGAACTGCAACAACAGGTGCAAAGCCTCAGCGAACAACAGCAGGCCAGCCAGACGCTATTGGGCGAACTGCTTGGTGGCCATGCCAGCGCCGAACAATGGCAGCAAACGCTGGAACAGTCGATTGAACAGGCCCGCGCAGCCGAGCAACTGGCCGCCCAGGGGCTACAGGACAACCAGGCGCAGAGCATCCAGCTGGCCGCCGAACTCAAGGCCAGCGAACAACAGCAGCAGGCGTTGCAGGATGAGGCCGCCGGACTCGATGAGCAGATCAGCGCCTGGCGCAACAGCCATGCGCAACTGGACGATGCGACCCTCAATGCCTTACTGGAAGTCGACGACGCGCAGCTTGAAGAACTGCGTCAGCGCTTGCAGGCCGCCGAGAAAGCGCTGGAGCAGAACCGGGTCCTGCTGCACGAACGCGAACAGCGCCTGAGCGAACATCAGGCCCACTTTCCAGAGCTTACCGACGGCGCCGGGCTGGAACAGGCCGCACAGCAAAGCCGCGAGCAGTGCGCAGTGACCGAACAACAATGCGCTGATCTGCGTGCGCAGGTCAGCGAGGACCAGCGCCGCCAGCAAGCCAATGGTGAGCTGCAGGCGCGTATCGAGCAGGCTACGGCCGAACGCCTGCGCTGGGGCCGCCTGGCAGAATTGATTGGTTCAGCCGAAGGCGACCGTTTCCGCAAGATCGCTCAGGCTTACAACCTCGACCTGCTGGTCCATCACGCCAATGCCCAATTGCGCCAACTGGTGCGCCGCTACCGGCTCAAGCGTGGCGGCAGCCTGTTGGGCCTGCTGGTGATGGACACTGAAATGGGCGACGAACTGCGTTCGGTGCATTCACTGTCAGGCGGCGAAACCTTCCTGGTGTCGCTGGCCCTGGCGCTGGGCCTGGCCTCGATGGCCTCCAGCACCTTGCGCATTGAATCGCTGTTCATCGACGAAGGCTTCGGCAGTCTCGACCCTGAGTCACTGCAACTGGCCATGGACGCCCTCGACGGCCTGCAAGCTCAGGGGCGCAAGGTCGGGGTGATTTCCCACGTCCAGGAAATGCACGAGCGCATTGCCGTGCAGATTCGTGTCCGCCGCCAGGGTAACGGCCAAAGCACCCTGGAAGTGGGCGGCTGA
- a CDS encoding lactonase family protein — MSRPLLPWLVLASIFSVLPAHAQDNADLDLLVGTYTQGDSQGLYRMGFNSQTGLIDTQPRQVVVSENPSWLTLSREAGYLFVVNENGPGQADTQGKVSSYAIDPQTHELRLINQVASQSDEPTHSSLTPDQRYLLVANYAVQARPGGALAVLPVDSAGRLGDAVQVLGPNPPSKVNAERQSSSHVHGVLPTPDGKYVVAADLGADKLFVYHYDAQLGQPLQPFQAATVSLPKGSGPRHLLFSDNGKHAWLTLEMTAQVAVFDYHNGRFRQTQLVDLKQPGKHQAVGASGLHASADGRFLYVANRGDANELLVFSIDPASGALKELQRRSVQGREPREFSIDPSGRFLLIANQKSNQIVTLKRDPQSGRLGDVVQALDMPAPSALLFLPSAQ; from the coding sequence ATGTCCCGCCCATTGCTGCCCTGGCTGGTGCTTGCCAGCATCTTCAGTGTTTTGCCCGCTCATGCTCAGGACAACGCCGACCTCGATCTGTTGGTGGGCACCTATACCCAGGGTGACAGCCAGGGGCTTTACCGGATGGGCTTTAACAGTCAGACCGGCTTGATCGACACCCAGCCACGGCAAGTGGTGGTGAGTGAAAATCCGTCCTGGCTGACCCTGTCGCGCGAAGCCGGTTATCTGTTCGTGGTCAATGAAAACGGTCCGGGACAAGCAGACACTCAGGGCAAGGTCAGTAGTTATGCGATTGACCCGCAGACCCACGAATTGCGCCTGATCAATCAGGTCGCCAGCCAGAGCGATGAGCCGACTCATTCAAGCCTCACACCTGATCAGCGTTATCTGCTGGTGGCCAACTATGCGGTGCAGGCCAGGCCAGGCGGGGCGCTGGCCGTTTTGCCAGTCGACAGCGCTGGCCGCCTGGGTGATGCGGTGCAGGTGCTTGGGCCCAACCCGCCCAGCAAGGTCAATGCCGAACGCCAGAGTTCTTCACATGTGCATGGGGTGCTGCCGACTCCGGATGGCAAGTACGTAGTGGCAGCGGACCTGGGGGCTGACAAGCTGTTTGTCTACCACTACGACGCGCAACTCGGGCAGCCATTGCAGCCGTTCCAGGCGGCCACGGTAAGCCTGCCCAAGGGCAGTGGCCCACGGCATCTGTTGTTCAGTGACAATGGCAAGCACGCCTGGCTGACTCTGGAAATGACCGCTCAGGTCGCGGTGTTCGACTATCACAATGGTCGGTTCCGGCAGACTCAACTGGTTGATCTCAAACAGCCCGGCAAGCACCAGGCGGTCGGCGCCAGCGGCTTGCATGCCTCTGCTGATGGCCGTTTTCTCTACGTGGCCAACCGTGGCGATGCCAACGAACTGCTGGTGTTCAGCATCGATCCGGCCAGTGGGGCACTCAAGGAGCTCCAGCGCCGTTCCGTACAGGGCCGTGAACCGCGGGAGTTCAGCATTGACCCCAGCGGCAGGTTCTTGCTGATCGCCAACCAGAAGAGCAACCAGATCGTGACCCTCAAGCGTGACCCGCAGAGCGGGCGGTTGGGTGATGTGGTGCAGGCGCTGGACATGCCGGCGCCGTCGGCACTGCTGTTTTTGCCGTCGGCACAATGA
- a CDS encoding DUF5629 family protein, translated as MTTTSFLQALQTTTMLEIDGLHAWEFSLDDGLQVECMDGRARKVWSFSAAQVQAAAFDESLQSWVINDGEADHRIVCMDAVSANDDDEADLD; from the coding sequence ATGACTACTACTTCCTTCCTGCAAGCCCTGCAAACCACCACCATGCTCGAAATCGACGGTCTGCATGCCTGGGAATTCAGCCTGGATGATGGCCTGCAAGTCGAATGCATGGACGGCCGGGCGCGTAAGGTCTGGTCGTTCAGCGCAGCGCAGGTACAGGCCGCCGCGTTCGATGAATCCCTGCAGAGCTGGGTGATCAACGACGGTGAGGCGGATCACCGGATCGTCTGCATGGATGCCGTCAGTGCAAACGATGATGACGAGGCCGATCTGGATTGA
- a CDS encoding efflux RND transporter permease subunit, producing MNDLQQRATPADEQATFLERLIFNNRPTVIILCLLTTLVLVWQALQVRPSTSFEKMIPLQHPFIQNMLTHRNDLGNLGNSVRISVESLDGDIFSRDYMETLRQIHDEAFYIPGVDRSAMKSLWSPSVRWTEVTEEGFAGGEVIPKSYDGGQDSLDTLRNNVLKSGQVGRLVANDFRSSIVEIPLLEAYPDPNDQSVLLTLDYQQFSHQLEEKIRDKFQAQNPQIKVHIVGFAKKVGDLIDGLFMVVAFFGIAFVITLVLLIWFTRCLRSTIAVLCTTLIAVIWQLGLMHVVGFGIDPYSMLVPFLIFAIGISHGVQKINGIALQSSEADNALTAARRTFRQLFLPGMIAILADAVGFITLLIIDIGVIRELAIGASIGVAVIVFTNLILLPVMISYVGISKRAVTRSKQDAVSEHPFWRLLSGFANPKVAPVSVVLALLAFGGGLWYSQNLKIGDLDQGAPELRPDSRYNQDNAFIIEHYSTSSDVLVVMVKTQAEGCSAYSTMSAISELAWKMDNTPGVQSTVSLVNVSRQVIKGMNEGSLKWETLSRNKDVLNSSIARAEGLYNTDCSLAPLMIFLNDHKAETLDRAVKAVEEFAAQHNSPDLQFLLAAGNAGIEAATNQVIKESELLILVLVYLCVAGMCMITFRSWAATLCIVLPLVLTSVLGNALMALLGIGVKVATLPVIALGVGIGVDYGIYIYSRLESFLRAGLPLQEAYYQTLKSTGKAVLFTGLCLAIGVCTWIFSAIKFQADMGLMLTFMLLWNMFGALWLLPALARFLIKPEKMAGQVGHSLFSH from the coding sequence ATGAACGATCTTCAGCAGCGCGCCACGCCCGCCGACGAGCAAGCGACCTTTCTTGAACGGTTGATCTTCAACAATCGCCCCACAGTGATCATTCTCTGTCTGCTGACCACCCTGGTGCTGGTCTGGCAGGCTTTGCAGGTGCGACCTTCGACCAGCTTCGAGAAGATGATTCCCCTGCAGCACCCCTTCATCCAGAACATGCTTACGCACCGCAATGACCTGGGCAATCTGGGCAATAGCGTGCGCATCTCGGTCGAGTCGCTGGACGGCGACATTTTCTCGCGCGACTACATGGAGACCCTGCGCCAGATTCACGACGAAGCCTTCTATATCCCGGGCGTCGATCGCTCGGCCATGAAGTCACTGTGGAGCCCCAGCGTGCGCTGGACCGAGGTGACCGAAGAAGGCTTTGCCGGCGGCGAGGTGATTCCCAAGAGCTACGATGGCGGTCAGGACAGCCTCGATACCCTGCGCAACAACGTGCTCAAGTCTGGCCAGGTCGGTCGGCTGGTGGCCAACGACTTCAGGTCGAGCATCGTCGAGATACCGCTGCTGGAGGCTTATCCGGATCCCAATGACCAGAGCGTGCTGCTGACCCTTGATTACCAGCAGTTTTCGCATCAGCTCGAAGAAAAGATCCGCGACAAGTTCCAGGCGCAGAATCCGCAGATCAAAGTGCACATCGTCGGCTTCGCCAAGAAGGTCGGCGACCTGATCGACGGCTTGTTCATGGTGGTGGCGTTCTTCGGCATCGCCTTTGTCATCACGCTGGTGCTGCTGATCTGGTTCACCCGCTGCCTGCGCAGCACCATCGCCGTGCTCTGCACCACGCTGATCGCGGTGATCTGGCAACTGGGCCTGATGCATGTGGTCGGCTTCGGCATCGATCCGTACTCGATGCTGGTGCCGTTCCTGATCTTTGCCATCGGCATTTCCCATGGCGTACAGAAGATCAACGGCATTGCCTTGCAGTCCAGCGAGGCCGATAACGCCCTGACCGCGGCACGGCGGACCTTCCGTCAGTTGTTCCTGCCGGGGATGATCGCCATTCTGGCCGATGCCGTGGGCTTCATTACCCTGCTGATTATCGATATCGGCGTGATCCGCGAGCTGGCCATCGGCGCGTCCATCGGTGTGGCAGTGATCGTGTTCACCAACCTGATTCTGTTGCCGGTGATGATTTCCTATGTCGGCATCAGCAAGCGGGCGGTCACCCGCAGCAAGCAGGACGCGGTCAGCGAGCATCCGTTCTGGCGCCTGCTGTCGGGGTTTGCCAACCCCAAAGTGGCGCCGGTGTCGGTGGTGCTGGCGTTGCTGGCCTTCGGCGGCGGGCTCTGGTACAGCCAGAACCTGAAGATCGGTGACCTTGACCAGGGCGCTCCAGAGTTGCGTCCTGACTCACGCTACAACCAGGACAATGCCTTTATCATCGAGCATTACTCCACCAGTTCTGATGTATTGGTGGTGATGGTCAAGACTCAGGCTGAAGGCTGCTCGGCGTATTCGACCATGTCGGCGATCAGTGAGCTGGCCTGGAAAATGGACAACACCCCTGGCGTGCAATCGACGGTTTCCCTGGTCAACGTTTCACGCCAGGTGATCAAAGGCATGAACGAAGGCAGCCTGAAGTGGGAAACCCTGTCGCGTAACAAGGATGTGCTCAACAGCTCCATCGCCCGTGCCGAAGGGCTGTACAACACCGACTGCTCGCTGGCGCCACTGATGATCTTCCTCAACGACCACAAGGCCGAAACCCTGGATCGGGCGGTCAAGGCGGTCGAGGAGTTTGCTGCGCAACACAACAGCCCCGATCTGCAATTTCTGCTGGCGGCCGGTAACGCCGGGATTGAGGCCGCGACCAACCAGGTGATCAAAGAGTCCGAGCTGTTGATCCTGGTGCTGGTCTACCTGTGTGTGGCAGGCATGTGCATGATCACCTTCCGCTCCTGGGCTGCGACCCTGTGCATTGTCTTGCCGCTGGTGCTGACCTCGGTACTGGGTAACGCGCTGATGGCCTTGCTGGGCATCGGCGTGAAGGTGGCGACGCTGCCGGTGATCGCCCTCGGGGTGGGCATCGGTGTCGATTACGGCATTTACATCTACAGCCGTCTGGAAAGCTTCCTGCGCGCCGGCCTGCCGTTGCAGGAGGCGTATTACCAGACGCTCAAGTCCACCGGCAAGGCGGTGCTGTTCACCGGTCTGTGCCTGGCGATTGGTGTCTGCACCTGGATCTTCTCGGCCATCAAGTTCCAGGCCGACATGGGCCTGATGCTGACCTTCATGCTGCTGTGGAACATGTTCGGCGCCTTGTGGCTGTTGCCGGCACTGGCACGCTTTCTGATCAAACCCGAGAAAATGGCCGGGCAGGTGGGGCATTCGTTGTTTTCTCATTGA
- a CDS encoding WD40/YVTN/BNR-like repeat-containing protein, translating into MHLSIVCLAALLGLTAVSSAVAATAADSYAIESPKAATSLLLDVVHAGQRLVAVGDHGHILYSDDQGHNWQQAKVPTRQLLTAVYFVDAQHGWAVGHDAQILASSDGGQSWTKQFEDLTREAPLLDVWFQDQSTGFAIGAYGALLTTTDGGRHWQDVSERLDNQDQYHLNAIAHVAQGGLFIVGEAGGMFRSRDVGLSWEKLESPYHGSLFGVIGTSQAQTLLAYGLRGNLLRSTDFGDTWTHIELPGERGPLQATLAGASLLSDGTLVLVGNAGSVLRSSDDGQSFKVFNRADHIALSGVTGNARGELILVGQGGVRLGSANGAALSQR; encoded by the coding sequence ATGCATCTGTCCATTGTCTGCCTGGCCGCCTTATTGGGCCTCACAGCAGTCAGTTCCGCCGTCGCAGCAACCGCAGCAGACAGCTACGCCATCGAATCGCCCAAGGCCGCGACCAGCCTGTTACTGGACGTCGTGCATGCCGGTCAGCGTCTGGTCGCGGTGGGCGACCACGGCCATATCCTGTACTCCGACGACCAGGGCCATAACTGGCAACAGGCCAAAGTGCCGACCCGCCAGTTGCTCACCGCCGTCTATTTTGTCGACGCGCAGCATGGCTGGGCCGTCGGCCACGATGCCCAGATTCTGGCCAGCAGCGATGGCGGCCAGAGCTGGACCAAACAGTTCGAAGACCTGACCCGCGAAGCGCCGCTGCTGGATGTCTGGTTCCAGGACCAGAGCACCGGCTTTGCTATCGGCGCCTACGGTGCCCTGTTGACCACCACCGATGGTGGCCGGCACTGGCAGGACGTCAGCGAGCGGCTGGACAACCAAGATCAGTATCACCTCAATGCCATCGCCCATGTGGCGCAAGGCGGGCTGTTCATCGTCGGTGAAGCCGGCGGCATGTTCCGTTCCCGCGATGTCGGCCTGAGCTGGGAAAAACTCGAAAGTCCCTATCACGGCTCGCTGTTCGGGGTCATCGGCACCTCCCAGGCGCAGACGCTGCTGGCCTACGGATTGCGCGGCAATTTGCTGCGTTCCACTGACTTTGGCGACACCTGGACCCACATCGAACTGCCCGGCGAACGGGGGCCGCTGCAGGCCACCCTGGCTGGCGCCAGCCTGCTCAGTGACGGCACGCTGGTGCTGGTCGGCAATGCCGGCAGCGTATTGCGCAGCAGTGATGACGGGCAGAGCTTCAAGGTTTTCAACCGCGCCGACCATATCGCCCTGTCCGGGGTGACCGGCAATGCCCGCGGTGAACTGATTCTGGTCGGGCAGGGCGGTGTACGTCTTGGCTCGGCCAATGGCGCAGCGCTCAGTCAGCGATAA